Genomic segment of Yoonia sp. R2331:
AAACGGACATCACATCACCATGGATGCGCGCCACCTGATAGGTGTCGAACTGCAAATGCAGGTTGGGTGCCGAAACCTCTTCCAGAACATCGCGCGCCTGATAATAGTCGTTCAGGAAATGACCGGGATGATCCACCGGGTTCAGCGGCTCAATCGTCAGCTTTTGCCTGCGCGCATAACCTGACGCCCAACGCAGGTTGTCGACGAAAGTAGCGCGCGCCTCTGGCCCCTCAGCCTCGCCCGCTAGGATTTGAACAAATTCCGCTCCCAGTGCCTCCGCATATCGCAGGGTCCGCTTGAAATCCTGACGAAACCGCGATTCGGGAACAGCGGCATAGCCGGGCGCGCCGCCGGTGTAATTGGGCGGCGGGCAGCTGATCAGCGCCATCTTCAACCCCTGCCAGACCAGCTGATCCCGCATGTCCTGAACAGGGGCATTATAAGGGTCCAATATCTCGACCGCCTCGAAACCGGCCTCTTTGGCGTAAACGAACCGCTCCATCAGGGGCACTTCGGTGAACAAAAAGGTCAGATTTGCACAGAATCTAGGCATCAAGCTCGGCCGCGGGAATGATCGGGAAGAACGCGCCGCCCGAATGCACACCAAACCATTCGACCCCGTCCACATCAGTCACCGCGCCAATATCGACCAGCCGATAAAAGGACTTGCGATCAATCAGCGCCTCAAGATTGCGCCGCACCAACACATAGGGCGAGGGTTCCCCAGTTTCAGGATCACGCACCACCCGGATCGGGTTGTCCGTCCCTGCCGTGACCTTGTCACCCACGTTGGTCTCAAACACCAGATCATCGCCGCGCGGGTCAAAATCAATCGCAACAAAAGGCGCATCATCAACCGTGATGCCGACCTTTTCCACCGGCGTCACAAGGAAATAATCATCCCCATCCCGCCGGATGATTGTCGAAAACAGCCGCACCAGCGGGGCGCGCCCAATCGGCGTGCCCATGTAAAACCACGTACCATCCCGCGCGATCCGCATATCAATGTCGCCGCAAAACGGCGGGTTCCATTTTTCAACGGGCGGTAAACCCTTGCCTTGTACCTCAATCGCACTGGCAGCAAGGCTTTCAGCCGATGGGGTCACAATCTTTTGTCCGCTCATTGTTTTTGCCATTGGGGTCATTCGGGATATCTGCTGTTATACCGGTATAAAGTTGAAAGGGGCCATAGTCATGTCCGACACCGCCGATCTTGTTGCAGACATCGAAAGCTTGGGGACCAAGCTTGCTGCGGCCCGCACATCCATCGCCAATCGCTTTCTGGGGCAGGACCGGGTCGTTGACCTGACGCTGACCGCCCTGATCTGCGGCGGCCATGCGGTCTTGATCGGTCTTCCGGGCCTCGGTAAGACCCGTCTGGTTGACACGCTCTCAACCGTCATGGGCCTGCGCGGTAACCGCATCCAGTTTACCCCTGACCTGATGCCCGCCGACATCCTGGGCTCCGAAGTGCTCGAAACAGCCGCCGACGGCTCCCGCGCCTTCCGCTTTATCGAAGGGCCGGTGTTCTGCCAACTTCTCATGGCGGATGAGATCAACCGTGCCTCCCCCCGGACCCAATCGGCACTTCTGCAAGCCATGCAGGAAAAAGAGGTGACAATCGCCGGCGAACACCGCCCCTTGGGCGCACCCTTCCACGTGCTCGCCACCCAGAACCCCATCGAACAGGAAGGCACCTACCCCCTGCCAGAGGCGCAGCTTGATCGCTTCCTTGTACAAATCGACGTCCCCTACCCCGACCGCGACACAGAACGCGACATCCTGATCGCCACCACCGGCGCGACAGAGGCTGAAGCGTCGGAAATCTTTACCGCAGAGGAACTCCTCGACGCACAAGCGCTGCTGCGCCGCATGCCTGTGGGTGAAAATATCGTGGAAATGATCCTCGATCTGGTGCGCGCCTGCCGCCCCGGCCCGGACGCATCCGATGCCGTGAACCAATCGGTCAGCTGGGGCCCCGGCCCCCGTGCCGCCCAAGCGCTGATGCTCACCGTCCGCGCGCAAGCTCTGCTCGAAGGCCGCCTCGCACCCTCCGCCGAAGACGTGCGTGCGATGGCTGTGCCGGTGCTGGAACACCGCATGGCACTGTCCTTCGCGGCCCGCGCCCGTGGCGAAGACCTGGTGTCGCTCATCAACACCACCGCCGCCGAGATCACCAAAGTCGCCGACGCCGCATGACCCAACCGCTCGCCCTTCGCGCATCAGCCGAGGCGCTCGCCAGCCCGCTGCCTGCCCTTCTGGCAGAGGCAGAGCATCTGGCAAGCGCGGTTCTGCTGGGCGATCACGGGCGCAGACGCGCAGGCATTGGCGATACATTCTGGCAATATCGCCCCGCACAAGACCATGATGAGGTGCGCCATATCGACTGGCGCCGCTCGGCCCGTTCCGACGCAACATTTGTCCAGGACAAGGAATGGCAAATCGCGCAATCGGTGATCCTCTGGGTCGATCAGGCCGCCGCAATGCGGTTCACAAGCGATGACAACCTGCCCACCAAATCCACCCGCGCCCGCACACTGGCACTGGCAGCCGCGATCCTTTTGAACCGTGGCGGCGAACGCGTCGGCCTCACCGGGCTGCGCCTGCCCCCCCGCCGTGGCACCGCACAGCTGGAAAAACTCGCCGCGATCCTCTCAGAAGACGACTCAACAGACTACGGCAGCCCCGATGCGCAAGGCATGCTGCCCCATTCCCGCGCGCTCTTTGTGTCGGATTTCCTTGGCGATCTCGCCCCGTTCGAGGCGGCACTGACCAAAGCCGCCGACCGTGGCGTGCGCGGGGCGCTGCTGCAAATCCTAGATCCGCAAGAAGAGGCATTCCCCTTCGACGGTCGCACAATCTTCGAATCCATGACCGGTGCCCTGACACACGAAACGCTCAAAGCAGGCGACCTGCGCACCCGCTACCTCGACCGACTCGCCAACCGAAAGGAGCGGCTCAGCGACCTTGCCCGTATGACCGGCTGGCAATTCACCACCCACCATACAGACACCTCCGCTACCGCCGCCCTCCTCTGGCTTTATCAGGCATTGGAACGTCGCACATGATGCGCATTGGCTTAGGGCGGGCGGGGCGCTTTTGCGCACCAGCGCAAACAGGACCGTCCCGCACGGCAGGTGACGCATAATGTGGTCCATCGGCCCCATCGGCTTTGCCGCCCCTTGGCTCCTTCTGGGCCTCATCACCCTGCCGATCCTGTGGATTCTGCTGCGTGCCGTGCCCCCCGCACCGATCAAGCGCCGCTTCCCCGGTGTGGCCCTGCTTTTGGGCCTGACCGACGACGACAGCCAATCCGACCGCACCCCATGGTGGCTCCTGCTCCTCCGCCTTCTCGCCGTCGCCGCCCTCATTGTTGGCTTCGCAGGCCCCGTCCTGAACCCGCAATCCGAACGCACCGGCACCGGCCCGCTTTTGATCGTGGCCGACGGCACATGGGCCGATGCCCGCGACTGGCAGGCCCGCAGCGCGCGCATTACCGCGCTTCTGGACGAAGCGACCCGGCAGGGCCGCACCGCCGCCGTGGTCACCCTCACCGATCTGCCCGCCGCCATCACATTCCAATCCGCCGACGCC
This window contains:
- a CDS encoding DUF1285 domain-containing protein, which translates into the protein MSGQKIVTPSAESLAASAIEVQGKGLPPVEKWNPPFCGDIDMRIARDGTWFYMGTPIGRAPLVRLFSTIIRRDGDDYFLVTPVEKVGITVDDAPFVAIDFDPRGDDLVFETNVGDKVTAGTDNPIRVVRDPETGEPSPYVLVRRNLEALIDRKSFYRLVDIGAVTDVDGVEWFGVHSGGAFFPIIPAAELDA
- a CDS encoding DUF58 domain-containing protein; translated protein: MTQPLALRASAEALASPLPALLAEAEHLASAVLLGDHGRRRAGIGDTFWQYRPAQDHDEVRHIDWRRSARSDATFVQDKEWQIAQSVILWVDQAAAMRFTSDDNLPTKSTRARTLALAAAILLNRGGERVGLTGLRLPPRRGTAQLEKLAAILSEDDSTDYGSPDAQGMLPHSRALFVSDFLGDLAPFEAALTKAADRGVRGALLQILDPQEEAFPFDGRTIFESMTGALTHETLKAGDLRTRYLDRLANRKERLSDLARMTGWQFTTHHTDTSATAALLWLYQALERRT
- a CDS encoding AAA family ATPase, giving the protein MSDTADLVADIESLGTKLAAARTSIANRFLGQDRVVDLTLTALICGGHAVLIGLPGLGKTRLVDTLSTVMGLRGNRIQFTPDLMPADILGSEVLETAADGSRAFRFIEGPVFCQLLMADEINRASPRTQSALLQAMQEKEVTIAGEHRPLGAPFHVLATQNPIEQEGTYPLPEAQLDRFLVQIDVPYPDRDTERDILIATTGATEAEASEIFTAEELLDAQALLRRMPVGENIVEMILDLVRACRPGPDASDAVNQSVSWGPGPRAAQALMLTVRAQALLEGRLAPSAEDVRAMAVPVLEHRMALSFAARARGEDLVSLINTTAAEITKVADAA
- a CDS encoding hydroxypyruvate isomerase family protein, whose protein sequence is MPRFCANLTFLFTEVPLMERFVYAKEAGFEAVEILDPYNAPVQDMRDQLVWQGLKMALISCPPPNYTGGAPGYAAVPESRFRQDFKRTLRYAEALGAEFVQILAGEAEGPEARATFVDNLRWASGYARRQKLTIEPLNPVDHPGHFLNDYYQARDVLEEVSAPNLHLQFDTYQVARIHGDVMSVWGDLRDFVAHVQIAQALDQSEPIGPGVDFPAFFDRLDADGYDGWVSAEYHPAGTTVQGLGWFAAAYQR